The sequence below is a genomic window from Xylanibacillus composti.
TATTTTTTTCCATGTCTTCGGTACCACATCGGCTACGGGCCCCACGGCTTCAAATATCGCCCATTTTTCGGCAGATATTTGATAACTAGATAATCCATCAGGTATGTTTCCTTTGTATTCAGTGCCCACCCAATACTCAATCTCATTGTCCTCTTTGCTGTAATCTACTGATGCTCCAATCAAACCTGATATTTGGCCGTTATTCAAACCTAGTAATCGGTTAATGGTACCATTTTTTCCGACCTTGGTCCAAAAATGACCGATATCCAGAGACAGACCGAGATCTCCGTCACAATTAAACCGTTCTTTCACTCCCACAATTTGGAATCCTTTGCGTTCTACCAATTGATAATTCATAGGTTCAGCTCCTTTTAGATTCACCTGGATGGTCAAGCGATTATAAGATTGCAGCTTCCCCAATCCTTTTCGTGCTTCACTCG
It includes:
- a CDS encoding AraC family transcriptional regulator, encoding MAWVESLQKAIDYMEAHLLEPITIEDIAKQAHVSAFHFQRLFIILTDVSVKEYVRRRRMTLAAQELASSDCKIIDLAYKYGYDTPEAFAKAFRKQHGVTPSEARKGLGKLQSYNRLTIQVNLKGAEPMNYQLVERKGFQIVGVKERFNCDGDLGLSLDIGHFWTKVGKNGTINRLLGLNNGQISGLIGASVDYSKEDNEIEYWVGTEYKGNIPDGLSSYQISAEKWAIFEAVGPVADVVPKTWKKIYSEWFPSNSYEHGDAPSLEVYKSPDPTSPVAKTEIWVPVK